The DNA sequence TGCGAGGGCGGCGCGGGACGGACGAACGTGCGCTGAAACTTGGCTTTGAAGACAAGCAATACTAGCTCGCTTGGCTGAATGTCAGCTCCGCCACATGCGGCCTAACGTAATTTGACTCCCGGACTCAGCTCCCTGTGTCTCCGCACTGCACTGTTGGCGTGCTCTGAACCGCGAAACGAAAACAACTCATGTTCCGACCTGCGTCAGCCTATCCACCAGCTTCATCTGGTTTGAAAATTTCGAGACATAATGCACCTATGCAGAACTCGACACAGCAAGAGGCCGGAGTCCAGTTGCACTTGCCATAAGGTCATTGTTTACTTAGATCGCCCTAATTCGACGTCTAAATAAGCCCACAAGTAAGCCTAAGACAGGGTCTTGCCCAGTGTGACAATTCACCGGCGCCAATTCAGCCGGCATAACGCCACTTGGGGCGGTGGTCAGCAGATGCCGGGGACAGCCTCAGTCCGGTTCCCATCCCCTTGCACGGAGTCTTTCGGTCAACTCAAGGCTCAGTATGCGCTGACGTGTAGGCTACATGCGACGGGCCTGTAAGAAGTCATGACATGATAGCATGTTGTACCGAGTGCGTGGTACCGCCTGCTGGGAGAATTGGTCTAGATGCGAGTTTCTTGCAGGTGCGAATTAAGAATCCAGAGGATCTCGCACGAAACCCAAATCTGGAATACCAAACAGCGCCCAAAGGAAACGGCCCCGAGCAGGACTTACGTACATTTGTGCACGCGTTCACATCTCGCAGTCATAATTTGCATTGAATTTCTGCATTTTTGATAGTTCAATCCGCCTTGAAGAGGACAGCGCGAGACAGTTTAATCAATAAACTGCGACTGACACTTCGGGTACGAAACACCGACGCATTTGCGGAGGCTGAGTAGTGCAGCAACGATGTGTGGCGCTTACTTCGTATTACACCTCGGAAACATCCATAGATTGCCTGATTGCATCACGTGTGGTCTGTGAGACTGAACTAGTAAAGTGCCAGTCTTCGTCCCATCTTGCTCATTTGTTTCCTCACTGGAACCGGCAAATCGCGCATTTCGACTTAGCGATCCTCAACATGACCACACAATTTGCAAAGCAGTCGTCAATAGAGCTCCAGCGACAGACGTCTTCACCTCCTACTTCGCGGGACCAATTTCTCTCTAATGGGGAGTCGTTTCCCAACCATGAAGCAAAGGCAAAGAAACCGCTGTCGTTCTATATGACCTTTCTGGCATTGAACATCTGTGTACTGCTTGTTTCTCTCGACTCGACAGCACTGTCGGTTGCAATCCCAGTCAGCACCTGCGCCTTCCGTTCTCTACCTTTGGCCTACTAATGTGGAACACAGATTATTACTGACAATCTCCGTGGAACCACACTCCAGGCTTTCTGGGCTAACCTTTGCTTCCTTTTGGCGGTCGTGGCCGTCATGCCCATCATCACTAGCGTCTCTGATGTCATAGGCCGCAAAATACCTCTCTACGCTTCCTTCGTCGTGTTCATGGTTGGGTCCGTCGTCTTCGCTACTGCCAACAACATGACTGTACTCATCGTCGGTCGTACCTTGCAGGGATTGGGAGGTGGTGGTCTTGATGTGTTGGGCGAGGTCATCCTTGCAGACATCACCACACTCAAAGAACGTCCACTATACCTTGGTCTCTTCTCGATTCCCATGGCTGGTGGAGCCATCTGTGGACCCCTGATCGGAGCTGCTTTCGCACAATACGCAAGCTGGAGATGGATTGGCTGGATAAACCTTCCATTTGGATTCGCCGGACTTGtgcttctcttcttcttcctcaaccTCAAGGCTATCGACACCTCACTCTCTTACAAGATTTCGCGCCTGGATTGGTCTGGCATGGCCCTTTTTGTGACTGGCAGCGTCTTGTTCTCATTGCCGCTTTCCTGGGCCGGTGCCATATATCCATGGACCTCCTACAAGACTCTCGTTCCGTTCTTACTAGGAATCGCCATCTTGGTGGTCTTTGGCTTCTACGAAGCACGACCGGCTCAGCCAGTGTTTCCGTATCGAATTTTCAAAAGCCGGACTGCCTGCGCAACTCTCGTTGGCTCATTCATGCACGGAGCGGTCATCAACGGTGGTCTACTCTACTTGACTCTCTCATTCCAGGCCACGTTCCGGGATACTGCTGCCAGATCTGCCATAGAGGTACTTCCAATCTGTATCTTTATTGTCGTCTTCAGTGTTGCCGGAGCACTCAGTGTAGAAGTAACCCGGAAGTACAAGTACTTGACCATCGCTGCATGGCCATGTCTGGTCGGCGGTGTAGCGCTATTTGCTCTATGGAAACCAAACGTCTCTAGCTTCATCAAGTACGGCCCACAAATCCTCGCAGGTATGGGCCTTGGCACACTCTTCACCATTACTACATTCCCCATGAATGCCAGTCAACATGCCGACGACGCTGGACTTGCCATTGGCATCATGGTTTCTTTCCGCA is a window from the Pyrenophora tritici-repentis strain M4 chromosome 7, whole genome shotgun sequence genome containing:
- a CDS encoding ProP, Permease major facilitator superfamily, with product MTTQFAKQSSIELQRQTSSPPTSRDQFLSNGESFPNHEAKAKKPLSFYMTFLALNICVLLVSLDSTALSVAIPIITDNLRGTTLQAFWANLCFLLAVVAVMPIITSVSDVIGRKIPLYASFVVFMVGSVVFATANNMTVLIVGRTLQGLGGGGLDVLGEVILADITTLKERPLYLGLFSIPMAGGAICGPLIGAAFAQYASWRWIGWINLPFGFAGLVLLFFFLNLKAIDTSLSYKISRLDWSGMALFVTGSVLFSLPLSWAGAIYPWTSYKTLVPFLLGIAILVVFGFYEARPAQPVFPYRIFKSRTACATLVGSFMHGAVINGGLLYLTLSFQATFRDTAARSAIEVLPICIFIVVFSVAGALSVEVTRKYKYLTIAAWPCLVGGVALFALWKPNVSSFIKYGPQILAGMGLGTLFTITTFPMNASQHADDAGLAIGIMVSFRMFGGMTGLSIGSTVFHSVFQQRIKSLGQLPAQLATLHNVREAVGFIPKLRTINRALPLYDEVIKAYRVSFMAVFLTLAGLGAIGMVASFFLEELSLENDDVGRQGFEDK